Proteins encoded together in one Micromonospora auratinigra window:
- a CDS encoding nucleotidyl transferase AbiEii/AbiGii toxin family protein encodes MSHLHDFYREVARVALAAAGPHRFVLGGGVAWAAHGLVVRPTEDVDLFADVEGAAAAAAAEVRAALERAGYQVLDADPDSDLAELFDGFDRDMRDFVVSRDGRQIRLSLARLDRYRSPVVMDLGPVMDVRDLIANKTAALVNRREVRDYIDVAAALDRYAVPELLELARQVDPALDQADVRAAGRYLDTLPDRRFTRYGLDPAQIAEVRQRLSGWPR; translated from the coding sequence GTGAGCCATCTGCACGACTTCTACCGGGAGGTGGCCCGGGTGGCGTTGGCCGCCGCCGGGCCGCACCGGTTCGTGCTGGGCGGCGGGGTGGCCTGGGCGGCGCACGGCCTGGTGGTGCGCCCCACCGAGGACGTGGACCTCTTCGCCGACGTCGAGGGCGCGGCGGCGGCCGCCGCCGCCGAGGTCCGGGCCGCCCTGGAGCGGGCCGGGTACCAGGTGCTCGACGCCGACCCGGACAGTGACCTCGCGGAGCTCTTCGACGGCTTCGACCGGGACATGCGCGACTTCGTGGTGAGCCGGGACGGCCGGCAGATCCGGCTCAGCCTGGCCCGCCTCGACCGGTACCGCAGCCCGGTGGTGATGGACCTCGGCCCGGTGATGGACGTGCGGGACCTGATCGCGAACAAGACCGCCGCGCTGGTCAACCGGCGGGAGGTACGCGACTACATCGACGTGGCCGCCGCCCTGGACCGCTACGCGGTGCCGGAGCTGCTGGAGCTGGCCCGCCAGGTGGACCCGGCGCTGGACCAGGCCGACGTCCGGGCCGCCGGCCGCTACCTGGACACCCTGCCGGACCGCCGGTTCACCCGCTACGGCCTGGACCCGGCACAGATCGCCGAGGTCCGGCAGCGGCTGTCCGGCTGGCCCCGCTGA